A single Anopheles arabiensis isolate DONGOLA chromosome 2, AaraD3, whole genome shotgun sequence DNA region contains:
- the LOC120894873 gene encoding PR domain zinc finger protein 13: MFPSTTFATTPTADGSPPFVRKFRPEIDLHLSNVSPEPMSNDGYEGYADLSSQSSTSAPIPRRAPSPSTSVCALGFLPIDSVSKGYSPEEVCLRVGHHTAHGAASSAARTTLIRKSSSTGLLTTNESTGGMKSSNWIRTIRLASDVRSFNALLELTATQLLRIRLTADVGNGEELKLWFSEDVIAHMQIPFLTPVNIQRQNCYVCHLCQKSYEYPNPLKIHLATSCNREPLAILWHRLHQALAARYGAPFAPLYDFQPWRNSAFRPVLSAHVVKLDHHLSPPPATHRRLHHAPAPAVERAAVAADEPTAGATHLVTAAHLETIVSNMGSSKQGHVCIYCGKLYSRKYGLKIHIRTHTGFKPLKCQYCLRPFGDPSNLNKHIRLHRQHDGSLYECSLCGKKLARRRDLQRHLQARHNSTQIIDQSTTSEEEEEEDEEVEVRQRRGASVGGGRREPNS; encoded by the exons ATGTTCCCCTCAACAACGTTCGCCACAACGCCGACTGCCGACGGATCGCCCCCGTTCGTGCGCAAGTTCCGGCCGGAGATCGATCTGCACCTTAGCAACGTTAGTCCCGAGCCAATGTCCAACGATGGGTACGAGGGCTATGCCGATCTGTCCTCCCAGTCATCCACCTCGGCCCCGATCCCCCGACGTGCTCCATCTCCTTCCACGTCTGTCTGTGCGCTCGGATTCCTGCCGATCGATTCCGTATCGAAGGGCTACAGTCCGGAGGAAGTGTGCCTGAGGGTGGGCCACCATACCGCCCACGGTGCTGCTTCGTCGGCCGCCCGCACCACGCTGATACGCAAATCGTCCTCCACCGGGCTGCTCACGACGAACGAGTCGACCGGTGGCATGAAAAGCTCCAACTGGATACGCACGATCAGGCTGGCGAGTGATGTGCGCAGCTTTAACGCACTGCTGGAGCTGACCGCGACGCAGCTGCTGCGCATAAGACTGACCGCCGACGTCGGCAACGGGGAGGAGTTGAAGCTGTGGTTCTCCGAGGACGTGATAGCGCACATGCAAATCCCCTTCCTGACACCGGTCAACATTCAAC GACAAAACTGCTACGTGTGCCACCTCTGCCAGAAGTCGTACGAGTATCCGAATCCGCTGAAAATCCATCTCGCCACCAGCTGCAACCGCGAGCCGCTGGCGATCCTGTGGCACCGGCTGCACCAAGCCCTTGCGGCACGCTACGGTGCCCCCTTCGCGCCCCTGTACGACTTCCAGCCGTGGCGCAATTCCGCCTTCCGGCCCGTGCTGAGCGCGCACGTCGTCAAGCTGGACCATCACCTGTCGCCACCCCCGGCAACCCATCGGAGGCTGCATCATGCGCCCGCCCCGGCAGTGGAGCGGGCAGCGGTGGCCGCGGACGAACCGACGGCGGGCGCTACCCATCTCGTCACCGCGGCGCACCTCGAAACGATCGTCAGCAACATGGGCTCCTCGAAGCAGGGCCACGTGTGCATCTACTGCGGCAAGCTGTACTCGCGCAAGTACGGGCTAAAGATACACATCCGCACGCACACCGGGTTTAAGCCGCTCAAGTGCCAGTACTGTTTGCGCCCGTTCGGCGATCCGAGCAATCTGAACAAACACATCCGGCTGCACCGGCAGCACGATGGGTCGCTGTATGAGTGCAGCCTGTGCGGGAAGAAGCTGGCCCGGCGCAGGGATTTGCAGCGCCATCTGCAGGCAAGGCACAACAGCACGCAAATCATCGACCAGTCGACGACctccgaggaggaggaggaggaggatgaggaggtGGAGGTGCGGCAGAGGAGAGGTGCTTCGGTCGGTGGTGGGCGCCGGGAGCCAAACAGTTGA